The following are encoded in a window of Salinibacter grassmerensis genomic DNA:
- the hpf gene encoding ribosome hibernation-promoting factor, HPF/YfiA family: protein MAFQTQVTTRHVDVSDRVREYARDRTAKLEQFYDGITGAHVILGKDNSPAENKTASINIDVYQKRLSAEDAASSHEEAINLCVDHLRRQLEKYKAKLRSKDKDAHR from the coding sequence ATGGCTTTTCAGACCCAAGTCACGACCCGTCATGTCGACGTGAGCGATCGCGTCCGGGAGTACGCCCGGGACCGCACCGCCAAGCTGGAGCAGTTCTACGACGGGATCACCGGCGCGCACGTCATCCTTGGGAAGGACAACTCCCCCGCCGAAAACAAGACCGCCTCCATCAACATCGACGTGTATCAGAAGCGTCTCTCGGCCGAGGACGCGGCGAGCAGCCACGAGGAGGCAATCAACCTGTGCGTCGATCACCTGCGCCGACAGCTTGAAAAATACAAGGCCAAGCTCCGCAGTAAAGACAAGGACGCTCACCGATAA
- the ctaD gene encoding cytochrome c oxidase subunit I, which translates to MSTTTRNAPVEQGEPHEEETNYLNHETSIWSWLSTKDHKRIGVLYCVSLAVVFLAAGVLALLMRAELSGPDQTLMANDTYNQVFTMHGILMVFLFLVPSIPAILGNFVLPLQIGAKDVAFPRLNLASWYVYLAGAALTITALLTGGVDTGWTFYTPYSSSTGGGVLWMTAAIFVAGFASIFTGLNFIVTIHKMRAPGMTWNRLPLFVWGMYATSIVQVLATPVIGITMTLLILEQTLQIGIFDPALGGDPVLFQHFFWFYSHPAVYIMILPAFGILSELIATFSRSRIFGYRAIALSSVAIAMLGFLVWGHHMFVSGQSAISSIVFSLITYLIGIPSGIKVFNWVATLYKGSIWLQTPMLYALGFLFMFTIGGFTGIMVGVLSVDVHLHDTYYVVGHFHYVMMGGSVVALLGGMHYWWPKITGRMYNETLGKIGAALVFIGFNLTFFPQLVLGSRGMPRRYANYADRFAGLHQLSTYGSWVLGAGLFLILGYALWSLAYGEKAPANPWGATTLEWTNTAAVPIHHNFERTPLVTRGPYDFHLADEVFGGGDGKALGNDVPQIPEPAPSAPSEKDTAESASA; encoded by the coding sequence ATGAGCACGACCACACGAAACGCCCCGGTCGAACAGGGAGAGCCCCACGAGGAGGAGACCAACTACCTCAACCACGAGACGAGCATTTGGTCGTGGCTGTCGACCAAGGACCACAAGCGCATTGGGGTTCTCTACTGCGTTTCCCTCGCCGTGGTCTTCCTTGCGGCAGGGGTGCTGGCGCTTCTCATGCGGGCCGAGCTATCGGGCCCCGATCAAACCCTGATGGCCAACGACACCTACAACCAGGTGTTTACGATGCACGGCATCCTGATGGTTTTCCTCTTCCTGGTGCCGTCTATCCCGGCGATTCTGGGCAACTTCGTGTTGCCCCTCCAAATTGGGGCGAAGGACGTGGCCTTCCCTCGGCTCAACCTCGCCTCCTGGTACGTCTATCTGGCTGGGGCGGCCCTCACGATCACGGCCCTGCTGACGGGCGGGGTGGACACCGGATGGACGTTCTACACGCCGTACTCTTCATCCACGGGCGGCGGGGTGCTCTGGATGACGGCGGCCATCTTCGTCGCCGGCTTCGCCAGCATCTTCACGGGGCTGAACTTCATCGTAACGATCCACAAGATGCGGGCGCCGGGCATGACATGGAACCGGCTGCCCCTCTTCGTCTGGGGAATGTACGCCACGAGCATCGTGCAGGTGCTCGCCACGCCCGTTATCGGCATCACGATGACGCTCCTCATTCTGGAGCAGACGCTTCAGATCGGCATCTTTGACCCGGCGCTCGGGGGAGATCCGGTGCTGTTTCAGCACTTCTTCTGGTTCTACAGCCACCCGGCGGTCTACATCATGATTCTGCCGGCCTTCGGCATCCTGTCGGAGCTGATCGCGACTTTCTCCCGCTCGCGAATCTTTGGGTACCGGGCCATCGCCCTCTCGTCGGTCGCGATTGCGATGCTCGGCTTTCTGGTCTGGGGCCACCACATGTTCGTGAGCGGCCAGTCCGCCATCTCGTCCATCGTCTTCTCGCTCATCACCTACCTCATCGGGATTCCGTCCGGCATCAAGGTCTTCAACTGGGTGGCCACCTTATACAAGGGCTCCATCTGGCTCCAGACCCCGATGCTGTACGCATTGGGCTTCCTGTTCATGTTCACGATCGGGGGCTTCACAGGAATCATGGTGGGCGTGCTCTCGGTGGACGTGCACCTGCACGATACCTACTACGTCGTGGGGCACTTCCACTACGTGATGATGGGCGGGTCCGTGGTCGCTCTCCTGGGAGGGATGCACTACTGGTGGCCGAAGATTACGGGCCGCATGTACAACGAGACGCTCGGCAAAATCGGGGCTGCCCTCGTCTTCATTGGGTTCAACCTCACCTTCTTCCCGCAGTTGGTGCTGGGCTCGCGCGGGATGCCCCGCCGCTACGCAAACTACGCGGACCGCTTCGCGGGGCTGCACCAGCTCTCGACCTACGGGTCCTGGGTGCTGGGGGCGGGCCTCTTCCTGATCCTGGGGTACGCCCTCTGGTCGCTCGCGTACGGGGAGAAGGCCCCGGCCAACCCCTGGGGCGCGACCACGCTCGAGTGGACCAATACCGCGGCCGTCCCGATCCATCACAACTTTGAGCGGACCCCCCTCGTGACGCGAGGGCCGTACGACTTCCACCTCGCCGATGAGGTGTTTGGGGGCGGGGACGGGAAGGCCCTCGGCAACGACGTGCCTCAGATTCCCGAACCGGCGCCCTCGGCCCCGTCCGAGAAAGACACCGCGGAATCGGCCAGTGCGTAG
- the coxB gene encoding cytochrome c oxidase subunit II, whose protein sequence is MGDFWLPEAASTAASSVDSLFNFVTVVSTVLLVGVVGAMLWFMYRYRRQDPAERPSPVKESKLLEISWIVIPTILVLLVFNWGFKSFVAQKTIPDNAYEVQVQARSWGWSFEYPNGVTTDTLYVPADEPVKTTMSSQDVIHSFYVPAFRVKQDVLPNRYTSVWFEATQKGTYDLFCTEYCGRNHSEMDAEVKVVSRTRFDEWLESAEMPDDIPLPKLGEKLYTQQGCQGCHSLDGSEMVGPSWKGLYGKKDHQMADGSMVTADANYLRESILQSGAKVVEGYQNVMPSYANLSERELSGLVEFIKTKSDKELSEE, encoded by the coding sequence ATGGGTGATTTTTGGCTTCCCGAGGCGGCGTCCACCGCGGCGTCGTCCGTCGACAGTCTCTTCAACTTCGTAACCGTCGTCAGCACGGTTCTACTCGTAGGGGTTGTGGGGGCGATGCTCTGGTTCATGTACCGGTATCGCCGACAGGATCCTGCCGAGCGTCCCAGTCCCGTCAAGGAGAGCAAGCTGCTCGAAATCTCCTGGATTGTGATTCCCACGATCCTCGTCCTACTCGTTTTCAACTGGGGGTTCAAGTCGTTCGTGGCGCAGAAGACGATCCCGGACAACGCGTACGAGGTTCAGGTTCAGGCCCGGTCCTGGGGATGGTCGTTCGAGTACCCAAACGGCGTTACGACGGACACCCTGTACGTGCCGGCCGACGAGCCGGTGAAGACCACCATGAGCAGCCAGGACGTGATCCACAGCTTCTACGTCCCGGCGTTTCGGGTAAAGCAGGACGTGTTGCCCAACCGCTACACATCGGTGTGGTTTGAGGCAACCCAGAAGGGGACGTACGACCTGTTCTGCACCGAGTACTGTGGCCGAAACCACTCCGAGATGGACGCAGAGGTGAAGGTCGTCTCGCGCACCCGGTTTGACGAGTGGTTGGAAAGCGCCGAGATGCCGGACGACATTCCGTTGCCGAAGTTGGGTGAGAAGCTTTACACGCAGCAGGGCTGTCAGGGATGTCACAGCCTGGACGGCTCCGAGATGGTCGGGCCTTCCTGGAAGGGGCTCTACGGGAAGAAAGACCACCAAATGGCCGATGGGTCGATGGTAACGGCCGACGCGAATTACCTTCGGGAGTCCATCCTGCAGTCGGGGGCGAAGGTGGTGGAGGGATACCAGAATGTGATGCCCTCGTACGCCAATCTCTCGGAGCGTGAGCTATCCGGCCTTGTTGAGTTTATCAAGACGAAAAGCGACAAAGAACTATCCGAAGAGTAG
- a CDS encoding cytochrome C oxidase subunit IV family protein, protein MAHDGPHIVPKSILLRVFGALIVLTGLTVGVAYVPLGPLTVPVALGLAGTKATLVVLFFMHLKYDNPVNALTFTIGTIFVVVFVTITLLDTAFRGDLGNVTAQTVQEIQAEEERAQQRQDAIPSDSLRIAPSDYPDQNRGASMQSDGGS, encoded by the coding sequence ATGGCGCACGACGGCCCACACATCGTTCCCAAGTCCATCCTGCTAAGGGTGTTTGGGGCGCTCATCGTCTTGACCGGCCTGACGGTAGGAGTTGCCTACGTCCCCCTTGGGCCCCTGACCGTTCCCGTGGCCCTCGGGCTTGCGGGGACGAAGGCCACGCTCGTGGTGCTCTTCTTTATGCACCTGAAGTACGACAACCCGGTCAACGCCCTAACCTTTACCATCGGGACGATCTTCGTCGTCGTGTTCGTCACCATCACGCTTCTGGATACGGCGTTCCGGGGCGACCTGGGGAACGTGACCGCCCAGACAGTGCAAGAGATCCAGGCCGAAGAAGAGCGCGCTCAGCAACGCCAGGACGCGATTCCATCGGACTCGCTGCGGATTGCCCCGTCGGACTATCCGGATCAGAACCGAGGGGCGAGCATGCAGTCCGACGGCGGCTCGTAG
- a CDS encoding cytochrome c oxidase subunit 3 family protein, whose protein sequence is MATETAPAPTETEAEHDDHHPDHLEHHFVSSEQQFDSAKLGMWVFLITEVLLFSGMFVAYAVFRQWNPEVFVAASGTLNQMMGALNTVVLLTSSLTVALSIHAIKQDKVKQCIYYLLGTLGLAGGFMVVKYFEYMAKFEHGVFPGAAFDPHGAHYEHLAEMTAAPQFFSIYFVMTGIHGVHVIVGMLVIGVLAVMAWRGSFSSEWYTPVELTGLYWHLVDIVWIFLFPLLYLI, encoded by the coding sequence ATGGCAACGGAAACAGCCCCGGCCCCTACCGAGACGGAGGCCGAGCACGACGACCATCATCCGGATCACCTGGAGCATCACTTTGTCTCGTCGGAGCAGCAGTTCGACTCGGCGAAGCTTGGGATGTGGGTGTTTCTCATCACCGAGGTGCTTCTCTTCAGCGGCATGTTCGTCGCATACGCCGTCTTCCGACAGTGGAACCCGGAGGTGTTCGTGGCGGCCAGCGGGACGCTGAACCAAATGATGGGGGCGCTCAACACCGTCGTGCTCCTAACTTCGTCCCTGACGGTCGCCCTGTCCATCCACGCCATCAAACAGGACAAGGTGAAACAGTGCATCTACTACCTACTGGGGACGCTCGGGCTGGCGGGCGGATTCATGGTGGTCAAGTACTTCGAGTACATGGCGAAGTTTGAGCATGGGGTCTTCCCCGGTGCGGCGTTCGACCCGCACGGGGCCCACTACGAACACCTGGCGGAGATGACCGCGGCGCCCCAATTCTTCAGTATCTATTTTGTCATGACGGGCATCCACGGGGTGCACGTGATCGTCGGAATGCTCGTCATTGGCGTGCTTGCGGTCATGGCCTGGCGTGGCTCATTCAGTAGCGAGTGGTACACGCCCGTGGAACTCACGGGCCTCTACTGGCACCTCGTCGACATCGTCTGGATCTTTCTGTTCCCGCTGCTCTACCTCATCTAG
- a CDS encoding 5'-methylthioadenosine nucleosidase, translating to MLGVIFSTPNEATPFVEQYAGDRLGGLEEGTHLQTESLVATVVGPGKIKATLGTERLLHEHDVDTLVHAGGAVALTDELEVGAVVGASFVLEGDRVELEAPDYPRMPLECPFDLDTEATLVSQDHVREGADEPSYWERIADMRDATGYAVAYVAAQHGTSCHIAKGITGRADEEAGSTADRRDAHRAVAAFLQRHVDADSSES from the coding sequence ATGCTCGGAGTTATATTTTCCACACCTAATGAGGCCACTCCTTTCGTTGAGCAGTACGCCGGAGACCGGCTCGGGGGGCTGGAAGAAGGCACGCATCTACAAACCGAGTCGCTGGTCGCTACCGTGGTTGGCCCCGGCAAAATCAAAGCTACCCTCGGAACCGAGCGGCTTCTCCACGAGCACGACGTCGACACGCTCGTGCATGCGGGCGGGGCCGTCGCACTCACCGACGAGCTCGAGGTCGGAGCCGTGGTGGGCGCATCGTTCGTTCTGGAAGGCGACCGCGTGGAGTTGGAGGCCCCGGACTATCCTCGCATGCCGCTCGAATGCCCCTTCGACCTGGACACCGAAGCCACGCTCGTCTCTCAGGACCATGTGCGCGAGGGCGCAGACGAGCCGAGCTACTGGGAGCGCATCGCGGACATGCGAGACGCAACCGGATACGCCGTGGCGTACGTGGCCGCCCAGCATGGGACTTCGTGCCACATTGCGAAGGGCATTACCGGCCGGGCCGACGAGGAGGCCGGTTCGACCGCGGATCGACGGGATGCCCACCGGGCCGTGGCTGCGTTCCTACAGCGACACGTGGACGCCGACTCTTCCGAATCGTAG
- the metF gene encoding methylenetetrahydrofolate reductase [NAD(P)H], giving the protein MKVTEHFDRASEPPISYEIIPPKRGGSADQILGVVEELMPYDPPFIDVTSHSAEVEYKQKDDGTWTRCVKRKRPGTIGLCAAIEARFDIDTVPHILCKGFTREETEDALIELNYLGVENVLAIRGDDNGYEKSISDDRSRNEYAVDLVQQVQDMNGGTYLEDLMDAEPTDFCVGVGGYPESHFEAPNLAWDIMRLKEQVDAGADYIVTQMFFDNEYFFNFVDKCREVGIEVPIVPGLKILKRKRHLRLLPKYFHTEIPEELAAEVDAADPDDVERIGVNWAIRQAQELMEAGVPGIHFYIMSSADTVKKVVEPMHEEMA; this is encoded by the coding sequence ATGAAGGTTACCGAGCATTTTGATCGCGCATCGGAGCCACCGATTTCCTACGAGATTATTCCTCCCAAGCGAGGTGGGTCGGCGGACCAAATTTTGGGGGTCGTGGAGGAGCTGATGCCCTACGACCCGCCGTTCATCGACGTCACCAGTCACTCGGCGGAGGTGGAGTACAAGCAGAAGGACGACGGAACCTGGACGCGTTGCGTGAAGCGGAAGCGGCCCGGAACGATTGGCCTCTGTGCCGCAATCGAGGCGCGCTTCGATATCGATACCGTTCCGCACATCCTCTGCAAGGGGTTCACGCGGGAGGAGACGGAAGACGCCCTCATTGAGCTCAACTACCTCGGCGTCGAAAATGTGCTGGCCATTCGGGGAGACGACAACGGCTACGAGAAGTCCATTTCCGACGACCGGTCGCGCAACGAGTACGCGGTCGATCTCGTGCAGCAGGTCCAGGACATGAACGGGGGGACGTACCTGGAGGACCTCATGGACGCCGAGCCGACAGATTTCTGTGTGGGCGTGGGGGGCTATCCGGAATCCCACTTCGAAGCTCCGAACCTAGCCTGGGACATCATGCGGCTCAAGGAGCAGGTGGACGCCGGGGCCGACTACATCGTGACGCAGATGTTCTTCGACAACGAGTACTTCTTCAATTTCGTCGACAAGTGCCGGGAGGTAGGAATCGAGGTGCCCATCGTGCCCGGACTGAAGATCCTGAAACGGAAGCGCCACCTGCGTCTCCTGCCAAAGTACTTCCACACAGAGATTCCGGAAGAGCTTGCCGCGGAGGTCGACGCGGCCGATCCCGATGACGTGGAACGGATAGGTGTCAACTGGGCGATCCGCCAGGCCCAAGAACTGATGGAGGCCGGGGTTCCCGGGATCCACTTCTACATTATGTCCAGTGCGGACACGGTCAAGAAGGTCGTGGAGCCCATGCACGAAGAGATGGCGTGA